The DNA region GAGAAAAGAGGCGTGGAGTTCGTGCTAGTGGGAAGCGCCGTACTCCCCTTCGTCTACAAGATAGACTACGACCCAGGCGACGTTGACCTCTTTATTTTAAACAAGTCGACTGTGCTGGACAACGAGCTTTTCGAAGATGTGGCCCAGGAGAACGACTGGGATATGGGCACCTCCGACCACGGAACTATATACTACGAGCTGATTGTGGGAGGCGAGGCTGTGAAGGTCGACCTATTGGAAAACATTCTCGACATATACATACCGCCGGAGCTCCTCTCAGACTTAAAAGAGGTGAAGATAGACGGCATCAGCATCAAGGCTACTGGGCTGGAGCAACTCCTCGTCTTGAAGGCGAAGATCGCCACAAAGGAGGCCGAGGAGTTCATAAACGAGGTAGCTAGGATTGTCATAGATCAAAACATTAAACTCGACTACAACAAGATAAGGGACTACGCCCAGGCATTCGGCGAGGAGGCAGAAGGCATTTTAAAAAGGCTGAGGCGGAACGGCATCTACGTAGAATAATTTTATATAACAAGCGGTTGAACGGGATATGCGCGTTCTTTACATACACGCAGAGCGGTTTAGCTGGGATCCGAGAGACCCCGCGCTTGATATTAGAGACGAGCCGGTTTCGGGGAGCGCCTCCAACGCCTTGGTGGTGTTCGTCTCGGTGGAGAGGGGAGACTCCCCCGACGAGGGGTTTCTCAAGGCAGTAGCCGCCGACGTGGTGGAAACTGCTAAGAAGGTCGGCGCGTCCTCCATTGTGGTATACCCCTATGCCCACCTCTCCACAGACCTCGCAAGGCCCTACACGGCGCGGGAGGTGGTGGGTAAGCTGTACGAGGTCGTCAAGGCGCAGTTCAAAGGACAAGTGCTGAAGGCGCCCTTCGGCTACTACAAGGCCTTCGAGCTGAAGTGCTTGGGACAC from Pyrobaculum arsenaticum DSM 13514 includes:
- a CDS encoding nucleotidyltransferase, giving the protein MRLDKYKTALKKVAESLEKRGVEFVLVGSAVLPFVYKIDYDPGDVDLFILNKSTVLDNELFEDVAQENDWDMGTSDHGTIYYELIVGGEAVKVDLLENILDIYIPPELLSDLKEVKIDGISIKATGLEQLLVLKAKIATKEAEEFINEVARIVIDQNIKLDYNKIRDYAQAFGEEAEGILKRLRRNGIYVE